One Hermetia illucens chromosome 4, iHerIll2.2.curated.20191125, whole genome shotgun sequence DNA segment encodes these proteins:
- the LOC119653765 gene encoding uncharacterized protein LOC119653765, whose translation MSIPASGALRRSGGVVSAIGKQVKLINLKAVNRITVTFDPFSENVKSTRDFLFFLSIPRVAQTNPKCLLKTEVVCDRQPSEIKFSLIPPIQEQIKAKEIRFQSDNLTCLELLQLCNKHITALAPKEDVTNVIQTKSEKKTSGGAGKKGAKRK comes from the exons ATGTCGATACCAGCGAGTGGTGCGCTTCGCAGATCTGGCGGAGTTGTTTCCGCTATAGGAAAACAAGTCAAATTAATTAACTTAAAAGCCGTGAATAGGATCACTGTAACTTTCGATCCCTTCTCTGAAAATGTCAAATCAACCAG GGACTTTCTATTCTTCCTCTCGATACCTCGAGTCGCCCAAACAAATCCAAAGTGCCTCCTGAAAACTGAAGTAGTGTGCGATCGGCAACCATCCGAGATCAAATTCTCTTTGATCCCTCCAATTCAAG AGCAAATCAAAGCCAAAGAAATTCGCTTCCAAAGCGACAACCTCACATGCTTGGAACTCCTGCAACTTTGCAATAAGCACATCACAGCTCTTGCACCGAAAGAAGACGTCACAAACGTTATACAGACGAAATCAGAAAAGAAAACGTCTGGCGGGGCCGGGAAGAAAGGCGCGAAGCGGAAGTAG
- the LOC119653767 gene encoding uncharacterized protein LOC119653767, with translation MPKKNRGHLEIIERFYYDIPAFTDIFTEESFYAFAFCFVCGTIIVAFILSRFITIKPLD, from the coding sequence ATGCCAAAGAAAAATCGTGGGCACTTGGAAATTATCGAAAGGTTTTACTACGATATTCCAGCATTCACAGATATCTTCACCGAGGAATCGTTCTACGCGTTTGCCTTTTGTTTTGTATGCGGAACAATAATTGTGGCTTTCATTCTGTCTAGATTTATTACTATAAAACCTTTGGATTGA